CCTGCTGTGTAGATCTTTGGGGCTCTCACCCTGCCCCGGCACATTTCGGGTGCATGATCCATTCCCTacctctgtggggtgggggattgggggtgggTCAGATGGAGGGAGGACAAATGCTGGCACTGTCAGGGAATGTCACATGGGGCGGGGGAAGGCGGGACTGAGAAAGCAGTGGCTTCCTCCCTGGGCAAGGGGACGAatgccccactcccccaggccCAGCTGTCCCCCACTCTCCCCACCCGGCACGGCAGAGCCCAGGGGCGCTGTCCTGCCATCAGGGGACACGTCTCCCCCTTTTGTCCCCAGCATACAAAGGCTGGAAACTGACTCTGGAGCACTTCCCTGACCCcgggagctggggatgaggggaagaGACTGAGACtgagggacccaggagtcctggctcccagcccccactgctctaatccactagaccacagtcccctcccagagctggggagagaacccaggagtcctgactcccaggtctGCCCCCACCCTCTTATCACACTgctctctttttccttccttctcctgaCACATTCCTCCTGTCTGCCCCCTGACCCCCTTCTTCCTATTCCCCAACTGAACCCCTGCCCCAGACATCACAGCCCCCTGCCAAATTCTCCCCACCCAGCCACTATTTGCCTTTCCCATCAGCCTCTCCGGCTATCTGTGAGGGGGGAGCCCAAAGGGGGGTGACCCCAAGTGACCCCCTGCCCCATAACTCACAGGCCTTCCTTTTAAACACTGCCCTGTAGTATTTTACACTGTGAGGATACGGGGAGTGGCcgctggagagaacccaggagtcctggctcccagccctcctggaCTAGCCCACCAGACCCCATTCCCCGCcctgagaacccaggagtcctgatctaTCCCATTCCCACATCCCTTCTGTCTGGAAGGACGGATTGGGCCCTCGGATTCCCGGATCGGGCCCATCCGGGATTCAGGAACCTTCGCAGGGGGGCCCAGTATGCTGAAGGGAGAGGAAATGTCCCTTGGCTGGCGGCTCCACCACCGCGCCCTGTCTGGCAACAGAGTCCTGGCCGCCCCTCGTCCTGCCTGTCTGGCTGTCCTGCCAAGGGCTGGGCTCCCCCCAAGCTCTGCTGGTTCCCCTCACTCCCGAACCGCAGCCCCTggtagcccagccctgcccccccagctctgccagtgcccctcacgcccgacccacagccccccaacgggttAAGATCTCCCGGCTGATTTCGGCCCCTCCGCAGCTCTGAGCCCAGCCTTGTGATATTGACTTTGGGTGGTTCTTGGCTTGGTGCAGTAAATTTCCCCATCTCCTGGCTCCATGACTGGCCCTTGGGGGACAAAGCCGCGCTGGGCCGTTTGCTTGAGGGTGGCGGGGGGACAAGTCAGAGGAGGAATCGGGGCTGGAAGCGTGACGGGAACATCTCCAAGCCCCTTTGTTCTCCTGCCAGGGGCCTTGGCTGACTCTGGGatgggaagaaaaggagagacGGAAGGGCTCACCGAGGTCCAGGCTAGACTGCAGGAAGGGTTTGGGTGTTGTTGCAGCTGTGGGGGGCGCTGTTCTGCCGCCAGGGTGTGGGTCCTGCCTCATGGCGCTGCTGGCGGGCTAGCAACCTGGGCTGGCTTATCCACTCCTGGCCTGCTCCTGGGTCTAATCCCAGCATCAGCTAATCCTAATCCCTGCGGAGATACACGGAGAGGGGTGGATGGAAACATTGAGGGgtgcaaaggggggggggcgagagAGAGACAGCCACAGCCACTTGtgctctccccccagctcccacttccctcccagagctgggctagaacccaggagtcctggctcccagccccccctgctctaacccaccagctcccacttccctcccagagctgggctagaacccaggagtcctggctcccagccccccctgctctaacccaccagctcccacttccctcccagaggtggggacagaacccaggagtcctggctcccagccccccctgctctaacccaccagctcccacttccctcccagaggtggggacagaacccaggagtcctggctcccagccccccctgctctaacccaccagctcccacttccctcccagaggtggggacagaacccaggagtcctggctcccagccccccctgctctaacccaccagctcccacttccctcccagaggtggggatagaacccaggagtcctggctcccagccccccctgctctaacccaccagctcccacttccctcccagaggtggggacagaacccaggagtcctggctcccagcccatccGAAGCAAAACAGGAGCCCGCCAACCGCTGTTGGCTGCTAGATGtatgcccctccccctgcatctCCCCGGGACTCTCCCCAGGCCAGGCACTATAACTGCCCCTTTGGGGTCCAGGGGGGAAAAAGGGAGAGGGGGCCGGCCACTGCaggggggaaaagggagagggggCCGGCTCTGCTGTCCCTGGCTTTGCGGATCCCAAGGACAATTTATCACCTCCCAAGGCTTTATCCCCAGCTGGGGGTAGGGGAGAGGAGGGCGGTTGAGAATGTAAGATCCAGTGTTGTGGGGGACCCAtgtgcctgcccccccagccccgttcACACCAATGGGCCCAATATCCTCCCTCCCTTTATTACTTGGACGTCAGGGTACAGGAGAGTTTGGATCCTTCTCTTCTGTTCCCCTGAATCTTGGATGATCTTGTAGCAGGTAGTTCCACTGGCTCCCCACACAGAAACCCCCCTCCTTTGCTCCATGTCACAGCGTGTCTGCCCCACACAAGCGGTGAAAGGGTTCACGTGGGCCGGAGCGGCCAAACATGACATCGGTGGCTCTTGCAGGGTGGGCCAGGGGTAGTTAAAGAGGAGTCCcaggcggggggggtggggcaggggaaaaagGGGATGCCAGTGCGGTTACCCTTCCACAGTCCCTTATTCAATGCGGGTAGAGGGGGCAGGCCTGGGCGAGCAGGGGCTGCGAGTTGGGAGTGTGGGGCACCGGGAGAGCTGGGGAtcgggggagcccagggctgggctagcagggggctgcgggtagGATCATTGAATCCCCTGCATACAGGGCTCCCTCCTCACTGGCCGCCCCTCCCTGCTCTCGAGTCATGCGGCATTGGGGCGTCCCGTGCATTTCTGTGTCCCAGCGATCTGTgctgtgaggggggtgggggtggatgatggacatgtgtgtttgggggggggagtctgCTCCCTGCTGTGTGTCATGGGCCCTGCACTGCTAACAGCCCAGGAGACTCCCTCAGGCACACAGAgcctgtcccccacccctcctatCGGCCCAACCAGTCTGCGCACTGCACGGGAATGGCCAGGAGAGGGCGCCAGAGACCAAAGGAACAGAACGCAGCCCTgccgggcccctcactcccgacccgcagcccccccgctagcccagacctgccccccaaccctgccgggcccctcactcccgacccgcagccccccgctagcccagccctgccccccaaccctgccgggcccctcactcccgacccgcagcccccccgctagcccagccctgccccccaaccctgccgggcccctcactcccgacccgcagccccccgctagcccagacctgccccccaaccctgccgggcccctcactcccgacccgcagccccccgctagcccagacctgccccccaaccctgccgggcccctcactcccgacccgcagccccccgctagcccagacctgccccccaaccctgccgggcccctcactcccgacccgcagccccccgcgagcccagccctgccccccaaccctgccgggcccctcactcccgacccgcagcccccccgctagcccagacctgccccccaaccctgccgggcccctcactcccgacccgcagccccccgctagcccagacctgccccccaaccctgccgggcccctcactcccgacccgcagccccccgctagcccagccctgccccccaaccaggccgggcccctcactcccgacccgcagcccccccgcgagcccagccctgccccccaaccctgccgggcccctcactcccgacccgcagccccccgctagcccagccctgccccccaaccctgccgggcccctcactcccgacccgcagccccccgctagcccagccctgctctccaaccctgccggtgcccctcactcccgacccgcagcccccccgctagcccagccctgcccccccagctctgctgggcccctcactcccgacctgcagccccccactagcccagccctacccccccagccctgcaggtgcccctcactcctgacctgcagccccccgctagcccagccctgcccccccagccctgcccgtgcccctcactcccgacccgcagccccctgccaggccagccctggcccccagctctgccggtgcccctcactcacgacccgcagccccccgcaagcccagccctgccccccaaccctgccgggcccctcactcccgacccgcagccccccgcgagcccagccctgccccccaaccctgccgggcccctcactcccgacccgcagccccccgctagcccagccctgccccccaaccctgccgggcccctcactcccgacccgcagcccccccgcgagcccaaccctgccccccaaccctgccgggcccctcactcccgacccgcagccccccgctagcccagccctgccccccaaccctgccggtgcccctcactcccgacccgcagcccccccgctagcccagccctgcccccccagctctgccgggcccctcactcccgacctgcagccccccactagcccagccctacccccccagccctgcaggtgcccctcactcctgacctgcagccccccgctagcccagccctgcccgtgcccctcactcccgacccgcagccccctgccaggccagccctggcccccagctctgccggtgtccctcactcccgacctatagcccctgctagcccagccctgccccctcagctctgccggtgcccctcactcacGACCCGCAGCCCTCCCGCTAGCCAAGCCCTGCCCCCtaaccctgccggtgcccctcactcccaactcgcagccccccgctagccaagccctgccccctaaccctgccggtgcccctcactcccaactcgcagccccccgctagcccagccctgccccccacccctgccggtgcccctcactcccgacccgcagcccccccgctagcccagccctgccccccagctctgccggtgcccctcactcccgacccacagcccccccccgctagcccagccctgccccccagctctgccggtgcccctcactcccgacccgcagtcccccccgctagcccagccctgccccctaaccctgccggtgcccctcactcccgacccgcagccccccccactagcccagccctgctccctaaccctgccggtgcccctcactcccgacctgcagccccccgctagcccagccctgccccgccagccctgcccgtgcccctcactcccgacccacatccccctgccaggccagccctgggcccccagctctgccggtgcccctcactcccgacctatagctagcccctgctagcccagccctgccccccacccagctctgccagtgcccctcactcccgacctatggcccctgctagcccagccctgcccccccagctctgccggtgcccctcactcacgacccgcagccccccccccccccgctagcccagccctgccccctaaccctgccggtgcccctcactcccgacctgcagccccccgctagcccagccctgcccccccagctctgcccgtgcccctcactcccgacccgcatccCCCTGCCAGGACAGTCCtgggcccccagctctgccggtgcccctcactcccgacctatagcccctgctagcccagctctgccccccgccccgccggtgcccccacTCCCGACTTCCAGCCCCTGTCCTCAGAGGTTTGGGCCTATTAACGGGTGGCTCCtgccgccctgccccccaggcagATGGGAGGCCTCAGGATTCCTGCATAACTTTGGAGATATGCACAATGCCAGCGACCCACAGAgatgggctagcagggggctgcaggtcgggagtgaggggcaccggcagagctgggggggcagggctgggctagcaggggctgtgggtcaacattgaggggcactggcagagctggggggtcccagggcaccgatagcagggggctgtgggccggcagtgaggggcagcagcacgCTGTGGGTCGGGCCTTGGGCTGGGATAGCTGAGGGCCCCATTGGATGCCGTTCCCCATAGTGGCCACCTGGTGGCAGTGCTGCGTACCTGCGGGTGTGCTGGGGGAGGCGGTGGGATACCTGATACCAGGTGAGAGCCCAGAGCTCCAGATTGGGCTCAGTGACTGCTCTGTTCCcaggtgccccccacccccgtctcccAGCCAACTGTTCCCCTGGCAACGGGCTCCTATCTCCCCGCTGGATCGGCCTGGGCCATGGTCACACATAGCAACGACCTAGAAAAGCAGCCACTGGTGGtggtttcccttcccccccatgccTGGGTTTGGCGGTTTCAAGttaccccctgagccagccagtcctgggggctggattggagccagcaccccctggaGGGGAGAGGTCCTGTGTCCCATTCcttgcccccctgagccagccagtccctgccttggggctggatgggagccagcgccccccagaggggagaggccccgtgtcccattccccacccccctgagccagccagtccgtGTCCCCCTGGCCCCCTGTCTGGAGTCTGTTTGCTCGGTGGTTAATTTCTTATCCGCAGGTCTGAGCCGTGTGTGCTCAGCTCCCCCCTTATCAGCCCAGGGACCTGACCGGTTGCTAAAGGGACACAGGAATCCCGTTAGCCGGCCTTCCCCCTGACCCCAGGGCCCCAGCGTGGGGCTAGGGGGCGCGGTGCTGCAGGGAGTGTCACCggtccccagctgccctgccacaCAGGCAGCCAGCCCCCCCGCAGCAGCCTTCGGAAGGGGGAGTCTGCTGCAGCCAGGCGTGTGTTTATTATAATCTCTTTTCCCGTGGCCTGGAGGAACAAGACGCTGGTGATTCGCCCCCTCCAgagcccacctcctccccctccagcctggGGGCGGGCGGTGTCCAGGCACAAGCTAACAACATGATTGTTCATTCACCAGCGCCCTGGTCGCCATAGAGAGCCCAGTGCCCTCCCACGCCTCCCCCGTCCCGCCCACTCACCTGTGGAGGCCTCAtatacccacccccacccccgcctccccagctCACAGGATCCGTCCAGCGAGAGGTGCTGACGGCTGGGAGAGCGAGCCCTGGTGAAAAAGAAGAGGCTTGGCCTCTCCGGGGTGGAAGTGCTTTGGAGAGAGACACCTGGACCTGCCTCCCCAGCCATTCTCATCAGGATCCTTCTCCCGGACGTGTCTCCCCGGACGCTTCCATCAGAATCTATCCCCTGGATGCGTCTGCCCGGCTGGTTCCTTTAGGATCCGTCTCTCACACGCATCTCCCTGGCTGGTTCCATCGAGAGCCGTCTCCCGGACGCGTCTCCCCGGTGGTTCCATCGGGATCCGCCTCTCAGACACCTCTCTCTAGTTCCACCAGGATCCCTCTCCCAGACGCGTCTCCCTGACTGGTTCCTTTAGGGTCCGTCTCTCACACACGTCTCCCTGGCTGGTTCCATCGGGATCCGTCTCCCAGAGCCATATCCTTCAGAGGGGACTATCTGGATCTCACATTCACGCACCTCGCATAGGGATCCTGTCCCCAGCTGATCCCACAAAGAACTGTCTTCTGGCCTTCTCTCTCCACTACGACCTTCCTTGCCCTGGTGTCTCCAGCCGATCCCCACGCAGAATTATTTCCTGGGTTTCTCTCTCTGCTCAGACGCCCTCGCGTCCCCACTAAGATCCTGCTTCGCTCCCCttggcttcctcctcctccagcaatGGCTTCTGCAGGGCTGGAAATCTTGGGCATGGGGCTATGCATCTTCGGCTGGCTGGGCTCCATCATCTCCTGCGCCCTGCCCACGTGGAAGGTGACGGCCTTCATCGGCAACAACATCGTGACGGCGCAGACCatctgggaggggctgtggatgAACTGCATCGTGCAGAGCACCGGCCAGATGCAGTGCAAGGTCTACGACTCCATGTTGGCGCTGCCCCAGGACCTGCAGGCCGCCCGCGCCCTCACGGTCATCTCGgtgctgctggccctgctggCCCTGCTGGCGAGCGTCGTGGGCGCCAAGTGCACCAACTGCGTGGAGGACGAGGGCGCCAAGGCGCGGCTCATGATAGTCTCCGGCGCCGTCTTCGTGGTCTCCGGCGTCCTCTGCCTCATCCCCGTGTGCTGGTCGGCCAACACCATCATCCGGGACTTCTACAACCCGCTGGTGTCCGAAGCCCTGAAGCGGGAGCTGGGGGCAGCGCTCTATGTGGGGTGGGCCGCCGCAGCCCTGCTGGTTCTCGGGGGGGCTCTGCTTTGCTGCTCCTGCCCGCCCCGCTCCGAGAGATACCCACCCCGGGTCGGGTACATGGCGGCTGCGAGGTCCGGGGTGGGCAGCGGGGTGGACAAGAGGGACTATGTGtgaggggagcagaggaggggatggatggatggatggatgagcaCATGGGTGAACAGATGAACGTGTGAACGAATGGATGGATGAATGTGTGAAGAGTGAGAGAACGAGCGAATGAACAAGAGAGTGAATGGATGAAGGTGTGAAGAGATGAAGTGAATGAGGGAGTGAATGGATGAAGGTGTGAAGAGGTGAATGGATGAATGAGGGAATGAGTTAGTGGCTGAGGGAATGAATAAACAAGTGAAGGAGGGAGAGAATGAATGTGGCAGGAGATGAATGGGGGAACGAAGAAATGGACAAGTGGGTGGATGAACAAGGACTGATGGATAAGGAGTAGAGGAAAAAACGAGTGAACAAAAGCACGGCTGAAGGGACAGATGAGGGTGCGAACAAATGAACGAGCGGGCAAATGAGTGAAGGGAGGAGCAACGAAGCGAGCGAATGGATGCGGGAAGGAGTGAGTGGATGAGACAATGGatggaaaaatgaaaaagtgaggaaggaaggagggaacgaattaaataaataaaagacggggtgggggcagagagcagaCACGTGGGGGACCAAACAGAAGGAAGGTTGAAACCACAGAGGAACGGCGCGAACGGCACCGTCAGTGAAGGAATGAACAAAGGGCTAATGGACCAAGGAGGGACGGGACAGACACTGtgccaaggaaggaaggaataagCGGCCGATCCCCAGCGAATGAACAGATGGGGGCGTTGGGAGAGATTGAGGGGGCTCAGCCGGGGAGCCCTGACCCCATGGAGCCCGGCTGGACCTCACCCTGGTTTTGTTTGCTCGAAGGTTAATAATTGTCCCAGCTCCCTGGACTGAGACCTGCTAAACCACCCCCTGAACACGGGGACCACCTGGAACCCCCAGCCTAAGGGGCCCCTCTATCCAAATCCAGGGGCCCCAAGATTTTGGGGGTCTCACTCCTCACTGGGGATAGATCCAGGGCTTATTCGGTCATCACTGAGTGGGATTTGAGGGGTTCACAGGGAGTGGGTCTTATGATCCCTGGGTGTGGTTCTTTGAGGACGCTGAACCCCCATTTCCTGACCTCTCTAGGGAGGGGGCTCGGCCCATGTTTCTGAGGATGTTATGGGGATAAAAGAACCAGACTAGGACACTCCGCCCACGCCTCCTGCTTCTcattttggggtgtgggggggaggctgagTTGTGGTAtgaatggggaaggaaaaggtgGGGGcacagctgatgggaggaaatAGATTGGGTGCTTGGTTTATGAAGGTAGGGTAAattgcgggagggagggaggcttaTGGGAAAGAGAATGGGGGTGTGGTTTATGAGGGGGTAAATTGGGGCAAGCATAGTGGGGGTGTGGCTTGTGGGAGAAGAATGCTAGCAACCAGGGCCCTCCCGGAGAGAGGGAAGCGCTCAGGtatgtgggaggggggcagggtatGGCTTTAGGGGTTGAATGGGGGGT
The nucleotide sequence above comes from Caretta caretta isolate rCarCar2 chromosome 6, rCarCar1.hap1, whole genome shotgun sequence. Encoded proteins:
- the LOC125638952 gene encoding claudin-9-like — encoded protein: MASAGLEILGMGLCIFGWLGSIISCALPTWKVTAFIGNNIVTAQTIWEGLWMNCIVQSTGQMQCKVYDSMLALPQDLQAARALTVISVLLALLALLASVVGAKCTNCVEDEGAKARLMIVSGAVFVVSGVLCLIPVCWSANTIIRDFYNPLVSEALKRELGAALYVGWAAAALLVLGGALLCCSCPPRSERYPPRVGYMAAARSGVGSGVDKRDYV